A region of Vigna radiata var. radiata cultivar VC1973A chromosome 10, Vradiata_ver6, whole genome shotgun sequence DNA encodes the following proteins:
- the LOC106774702 gene encoding agamous-like MADS-box protein AGL80, translated as MTRKKVDLTYIKNDSKRKTTLNKRKNGLVKKINEINILCGIEACAIIYTPDNPQPEVWPSDRAVQSVLSRLRTVSELEKGKKKLCQESFLRQRIIKAQAQLRKLRNEIRKKEVTLLMFQYLNANNNFDNSRMIDLNDISNLIDQNLEKIENNISMSQAQKVKSIAENGGETMSSLVNRVIGLETHVEAMQHNNLSMDLNNGYGDEIRPLSEVNVLSP; from the exons ATGACGAGGAAGAAAGTGGATCTAACATATATAAAGAATGATTCAAAGAGGAAGACAACattaaacaaaaggaaaaatg GTTTAGTGAAGAAGATTAATGAAATCAACATTCTTTGTGGGATTGAAGCATGTGCTATAATTTATACTCCAGATAATCCTCAGCCAGAGGTTTGGCCATCTGATAGGGCAGTCCAAAGTGTGCTTTCTAGGCTTAGGACAGTGTCTGAACTGGAGAAAGGTAAGAAAAAGTTGTGTCAGGAGAGCTTTTTGAGGCAGAGGATCATCAAAGCACAAGCACAACTGAGAAAACTAAGGAATGAAATAAGGAAGAAAGAGGTGACCCTTCTCATGTTTCAATACCTCAATGCTAATAACAACTTTGACAATTCAAGAATGATTGATCTTAATGATATCTCAAACTTGATTGATCAAAACTtggaaaaaatagaaaacaacatCAGCATGAGCCAAGCCCAAAAGGTGAAATCTATTGCTGAAAATGGAGGAGAAACCATGAGTTCCCTTGTGAATCGTGTCATAGGGTTAGAGACCCATGTAGAGGCAATGCAACATAATAACTTGTCTATGGATCTCAACAATGGCTATGGTGATGAGATAAGACCATTGAGTGAGGTCAATGTTCTAAGTCCTTAA